A genome region from Struthio camelus isolate bStrCam1 chromosome 26, bStrCam1.hap1, whole genome shotgun sequence includes the following:
- the ANGPTL4 gene encoding angiopoietin-related protein 4: MQLAGAALVLCAAAAAGMAVGPALGPGPGLARPGAERRAAAAGSKERRAQFASWDEVNVIAHGLLQLGHGLKEHVDKTKGQMRELGSRLSAHNTSMGRLLRQARETQEQGELLRASVRELEGRGRQLFNLSEALRQRLEEVAADKAEIQGRLEQLEGRVRQALQARPSENQSAKDLGVLQSLMDAQNSRIEELLQKIKQQQYKLDKQNLQIKSLQSKVNLLIPLHLKDNKTQSPKWKINLKKSVSHTNQSQNASVETVLPQKLPENCQQLFLEGQQSSGVYQVQPSGSQPFKVYCDMTAEGGWTVIQRRRDGSVDFDQLWDAYKNGFGDLHGDFWLGLEKIHHLVEEGRYNLLIELEDWEGNSQVVQFVFSLGGESTAYTLNLLGPLSGELENAIGDFRQLPFSTRDRDHDLKADTNCAKHLSGGWWFSTCGHANLNGKYFRSIPRQRHERKQGIFWKTWKGRYYPLKSTTMKIQPTELEAEP; the protein is encoded by the exons ATGCAGCTGGCCGGGGCAGCGCTGGTGctgtgcgccgccgccgcggcgggcatGGCCGTGGGACCGGCCCTGGGACCCggcccggggctggcgcggcCCGGAGccgagcggcgggcggcggcggcgggcagcaagGAGCGGCGGGCGCAGTTCGCCTCCTGGGACGAGGTGAACGTGATCGCCCACGGGCTGCTGCAGCTCGGCCACGGCCTCAAGGAGCATGTGGACAAGACGAAGGGGCAGATgcgggagctgggcagccgcctCAGCGCCCACAACACCTCCATGGGGCGGCTGCTGCGCCAGGCCCGGGAGACGCAGGAGCAGGGCGAGCTGCTGCGGGCCAGCGTGCGGGAGCTGGAGGGCCGCGGCCGGCAGCTCTTCAACCTCTCCGAGGCGCTGCGGCAGcgcctggaggaggtggcggccgACAAAGCCGAGATCCAGGGCcggctggagcagctggagggcCGCGTCCGGCAGGCGCTGCAGGCGCGGCCCTCCGAGAACCAGAGCGCCAAGGACCTGGGCGTGCTGCAG TCCCTGATGGATGCGCAGAACTCGCGAATCGAGGAGCTCTTGCAGAAGATCAAGCAGCAGCAGTACAAGCTGGACAAGCAGAATCTGCAGATCAAAAGCttgcagagcaag GTCAATCTACTGATCCCTTTACATCTGAAGGACAACAAAACTCAGTCTCCAAAGTGGAAGATTAACCTGAAGAAAAGCGTCAGCCACACCAACCAAAGCCAGAATGCTAGTGTGGAGACTGTGCTGCCACAGA agcttccaGAGAATTGTCAGCAGCTCTTCCTGGAAGGGCAGCAAAGCAGTGGTGTTTACCAGGTTCAGCCCTCTGGGTCTCAGCCCTTTAAAGTCTACTGCGACATGACAGCAG AAGGTGGCTGGACAGTGATCCAGAGGCGTAGAGACGGCTCTGTGGACTTTGACCAGCTTTGGGATGCCTATAAGAATGGCTTTGGAGACCTTCATG GTGACTTCTGGCTGGGCCTGGAGAAAATACATCACCTTGTTGAAGAGGGAAGATACAATCTCTTGATTGAGCTGGAAGACTGGGAAGGAAATTCCCAGGTGGTTCAGTTTGTTTTCAGCCTTGGTGGAGAGAGCACAGCCTACACACTCAACCTGCTGGGACCTCTGTCTGGAGAACTGGAAAATGCCATTGGGGACTTCAGGCAGCTGCCCTTCTCCACTCGAGATCGCGACCATGATCTCAAAGCTGACACAAACTGTGCCAAACACCTGTCAG GTGGCTGGTGGTTCAGCACCTGTGGCCATGCCAACCTCAATGGGAAGTACTTCCGCTCCATTCCCCGCCAGAGGCATGAGCGCAAGCAGGGCATCTTCTGGAAGACATGGAAAGGGAGGTACTACCCTCTGAAGTCGACCACCATGAAAATCCAACCCACAGAGCTGGAAGCAGAACCCTAA